cactcgtgctcgttgaatctgatctttcagttcccggccccgtttgcgagtaagtaggactgcttctgttttccctgcatcaaactggaccacattaccatgcccccactcaatggccaccttggcagcttcttgcagcttcttgcagacctctctaactgaatatcctggagcgagcaggcctatgtcgtctgcaaatgagagacactggataccattcactctcctctcaattgcatcaaatacaccgctgaggtagataatgaagagaattggtgacactggcgagccctgtggcacccctgagttaactgggtgtgctgggcactgtgtgttgtcaatctgtagctgtacccatctgtcggtcaagaaggactgtacccatcggatcagatccccatctaggttgaattcaatcagtcgggctatcagtcggcttgggttcacatggtcgaatgctcccttcacgtcaaggaatagtgctcccataagttgttggagtttccaggcttcatgggtgttctgtatcagacatgccactgcgtcaattgcactccgttgcttgcgacttcccatctgtcctgggtgtagtactcccatagtctcacagtggtaggcaatagcatctgccgctatcttttcaaccaccttccctaggcagtttagtaagctaatcacccggtaggccttcacagctgtgtagtctggtttattaggtttccttaacagaatacccttcgctaccttccatactggtggatgtagacccaaccggaaacattgtcgggccagagcaacaattctagggctgtcccattcccacaagagccggagggctcgaaaattcaaacgatcgattcctggagccttctgtactgcctggtgaaacagagcatgtctcactatttcttcatccacctgactatgccaggacccttgggagatctcaacttcctggctatctcctggtacctgggggaaggctgtttcccgaattagggcctccttttcctcaagggagctggctagctgcccctggggtccatgcagggttggcgtagttgtagctgttctgggctttgtgtatttcagagcttgccagcatctcactgtgtccacagagccagggtgggtagttgtcccttccaggaaggtttcccagcaggtgcgtttcgctcgtcggatggctcgatagtagttatttcggacctctctcaattctgttgtagagatctcttgaccctgccatgcccgtcttgcctgactgtaggtcctacgggcctctttaatctccgttccccaccagcgttttgatagtggagtcacccgtagttgttttgcatgtcgatttaatactgctgtcagggcctcctggatccatgtggcttccccagctaggtcttctgatgagcaagagtcccccaaacagggtctagattctgttcttgcttgccaatccccctggcttcttccagggcttgtgggttggcttgaagcgtctggatctgccaccctgttacatcctgtgagggcgttgtgggtattcgctccagagaggtccattccatgactatcagttcatgatctgaaccagttgggtgttcttggtcaatcacccatgtttccagaggccccatactaaccgtggttagagccaagtcgataattgagatccctggagttcttttcggtcgagtggaaactcctagctcattgttgatgtagagacctgcttcgtctatcaagttctctagcggtctggcgttcacacgggctcttgctagagggttccatagtgggctatgggcgttgaaatctcccacaagcaggcatcttccctcaaggacttggtcccattgcacatcctctagtgctcttctctgtctctcattccccccatgccaacaatggccgattcctaaccaattgtcgtagcagttgattatcctggttcttcgtgctttttcccgggcccgatttaactcccatacatccattaccatgaggtatgggtgatcaaggagatctgttcgggcctccacaatcatttcattcaatatatcccgccggattgctactgccactcgccggtctcgaagagatcctgcttctggccaatatatctgatatcctccatgtcggaactccatatcaatatatggttcctgtaggcatgctagtcccacccctagctccagtcctgcctccaaagccgcaacagtgactgcataagtcttgcggcaattatgttggagtagtcgcattagtgggccattgactgccctggggtgtcagtgcccctcatctcagtgtcctcttggcctgttgtCAGGCTGGGCCCCAGATatcgctgggtctgggggctgttaggagctgagctgctccgtggtcgtgattggtgctggtttcggttgaccacactgaaagcgaatcctggtgagctcagaatagctggttccacactggtcatttgctgaggtctctcagccagttgggatatgtccttagactccacagttctctttctcagttccttcctcactgctcgcttggctgggcaattccctactgttgcggggtgtgggcctccacaggtgccacatttggccgggatgtgtttacaggcggttcctggtttggctgggcagtctaccacccggcagacatgttcagtgccctcatggggccccgcgcatataaagcagcacggtgggtggccaccacaggccttgaagcttcggtggcctagcttgcagcacctggggcagactgtatccactcctgtttcccagtattgctccgtcttatatcgggaccccccaaagcgaatgccgttgataagaagccttcgagcctcctctagtgagccaactgtaataacaatagttgagcacttttggttgctggtgtgtagctcttttgagctccggagccatgttgggttcctcttcagctggtattcagtccccagctcaatctcttcacgggccagagccaggccacaggtgagataacgtttaattgggaccccatggaccttgacacggtaccattgctcaggtagctcgaccgatatcactgctggatccgcctgccgagctgcagtgaccaataggtctttatagtcaggtgtcacaacctggcttctctcgtgtcgtacctagggttctagttagttgtatttcgagactgaacacttaccttaagtgttcccaagtagtcgtatgctcaatgcccctccgggtccggttcggtatgtcgtatgcgttgatgggtatgtcgccccctccaggctccgtagttcaatagtcgttgatgggtatatcgccccctccaggctccgtaagataatcaacaagtaggaacggtaaaggtaacgagtagagaaacaaggccaaccgagtacgtatactgggttgttggttaagtgcggacgagtcagaaactagaaggtaaccaatgctgtaagacttgaattgatcgcgaagaactaactAGGtgcatgaatgagtgtccttatatatcctccgctTGTATACCATATGGACTACCATTCTGATGGTAGTGATTGTGGTAGTTGTATACCATCTACCAATGCCAAgccatggtatatggtagttGATCACGTGATGCGCCTGTTAACTATCACCTATGATCCCTGTCCTTCCTGCATTATTACCAGAGCTTAtagtccaatgattctgccttgactccccgcataatcacgtgagattaGTGCCTTAGGGGTCTGTAACATCAGGTAGgagcatagagcctagggtacctttctccaaaaggattgtgatcgctccagtgttggtatatcctgcgtccactacccggatgaatgctgggaagtgtgcctttgctactgctcggttgatggccagaatgatatcctctctctctgatcttggggcagccttgcctccctcccggcgaaataggaatctccgtgcctctttgggggtgtctttggctggcttaagcttggttgggtcaggctggctaactgcagcaactgcttggatttgccggttcttctgcttctttttggtgacctcctgccattcctgccctccaggtctagtggaaagcagcgtagctaggtctgcaaatgtgggttgttgccttgacttttggcttgttgcttcccttatcttggggaccttgctgctattgtgttggttcatttggcttgattgggcattggttgttgttggtgtgtcttgcttcattggtttgattcgttggatagtgttctgggcttctgtgagctctgtgcgaagcttgctaacttccagttccagctttgtgacccgctctagatagagtcctccatgaacctgctgttctgctctccagttggacagctcctctgctaggtgtgcctgtacctgttcctggaccatttgaaacatttcttgttgttggttctgggctgcttccaaagcacccaccaacacctgggcgtgtttgctcacatctagtaaagaggtttgatgctttggccttccaatcaatgtcttttgtagactctttcgttgcctgattccgcttctggcctcactggcccggctgggggcccggctgggggcccggctggatcctctgatttgccagtgttcctggccctcattttcatccatgctcgcactctccatgctaccttcattgaattcaggttgcatcatgtttccagatcgccaacggattggcgttggggtgactggcatatcttctgtttccgcgaactgggaggccacgttgtccactccggggggtgacgcgtgcgatataccaccaccacagagttcctgtgcctccatggtggtttataggtgcctagaggcccctatcggtcaaatgacgcgtgaaaaagacgtgttttccttgggtgctgattttggtgttccaggcgccaagCTTTTTAACGAGTACTTCGGCCTACTTAGGGTCCGATGAAGTGCCTGTAGTGGCCTgactcttcttctccccccCCTTTGGATGGTTGATTATCCGGTTGGGGTATGTGGCCCCAGGGTTCCTGTCGATAAATCGTGTACGACAGTGGTTTGTACTGGCCGGGTGTGGATGGTGTACGACTCTCCAATTGGTCGATGATCGCGGCCATATTTCGGATTGACATCATCAAGGCATATCCATGAGGCTTTGCCTCACTGCAAATTCAGCCAGCCACGTTTTTCTGATCCGCATATCGCATGGGCAAGATCCAGCTAAACTTCTATTCAACTGAGCCACAAGTGGGTGTACTCTATAGTGGTTGATCTGTTTGATCTGTTTTGTGGATCATCATTGCTCTTTCTCTGGCTTTATAGCGCGAGATGTCGCCAAAAATGTTTGAACACAACGCATGCATTGCTCCGCAGTGTATGTTCAGAAAGCTTCTATCGTGATAAAACACTGCGAATTAAAGCGTGGTAAAGCAGTCTATGCATCCATTGTTTCATCGAAGGATTGTCGTCTGAATGAGTGCCCGAGGCTGAGTATGCGTTCAACCCGATTGGGAAGGTGGCGGGCCCAGCCCTCAGTGCTGCTTCGACAAATTAAACCACGGATGCCATAAGGGAAATGTCTCCCCTTATTATCTACAGGCTACGGGGCGACGGTGGAGAAAGCATTAAACCCATGTTCATGCATGAATATGGCCCACCAGTGCACTGGAAAATCTTCGTGTCGACACCATGACTGGCGAGGGAGAAGATCGAAGGGATGCATCATGAGGTGTCAACCCCTCTCAGCCGTCATTGTTCAGCTCATGAAAATAGTGTACCCTTCCTGTTATTATATAAATTGCCTCGCTATTGCGGCGTCAGAGATTCGTCAATTTATGCAGTTTGATTCACGAAAATCCAGATCATGACAGTAGATCCGTCCCTCCCGGAATCCTTGCAAGACTTGGAACCGTTTGCTTTGCAAAGCTCCGATCAAGAGCCGCGTTATTCTCCAGGCAAATTTTTTGTTCGTCCCCAAGAAATAAATGATCAAGACCCCCTTGTCACGGCAGACGATGGGATAATTGCGACCACGACATGGTTCAAGACTCCAGTAAGCTTCATGTTTCAGCCATATAGAGAAGAAAATCCGCCCTCAATGGCTTTTTCACTCACGCGATTTATTTACAGAGTCTTGATAGGCACTTGACTAAGTATCTCAAAGCTGTCCAGCTTTTTGCCGAAACGCATGACCAATACTACGTCGGCGACCGTGCTTTGGGTAACTGGACGTGGCTGGAACTAGCCATCTACGAGAATGCATCTTCCGATACCCCCAGGGTCAAGGAGGGAGTGAAGCTGGTGTGGCAAAGCCACAAAAATATTATGGGGTCAAATGAATTTGTCTGGGTAAGTGTTTCCGGGCACGCAGTGCCAACATTGCACCGATTCCGGCTAATGTGCCTTTAGCTTCCTGGTGAAAAGTTTGGACAGCAACATGACCTATTGACTAGTCTAGAAGTATGTATACACCTTCTATTCAAGTACGTCCGGCCAGATTTCACTCACACCTTCGCATTAGGAAGGAAATGTTATTGCGGTCAGGGCTTGTGCACGCTTTCGCAATTGGCAGGTGTTCGGACGCAATGCGCGCCTCGTACTGGAAATCGGGGAGCACGAAAATACCGAGCGGCCTCCCAGCTATGCCGAAGCGGCGAGGACCACGGACCGGATGCTGAAGCTACTCAACGCCCAGAACATCGAGAACGATGCATACACCCCCGAAGTGAAAACTGTGTCTGAGCGGGCTGACACCTACACCGGCAAGGGAAAGGCTCCTCTCCGCGTGTTGTCTTTGGGTAGGTCAATTAGTCTTGTTATGGTCCTTGTTATTTAGCTAACACGGTTTGAAGATGGGGGCGGCGTGCGGGGATATTCATCCCTGATGATTCTCAAAGAGGTTATGAAATCTGTAGGTCGCGAGCGGCCATGTGAGGTTTTTGACATGATCGCTGGCACCAGCACGGGCGGGTGAGCACAATGCTAAGCATCGATGCATCCTATGTTCGGATACTAATTGCATACAGGCTGATCGCGCTGATGCTGGGACGGCTGAAGATGACAGTTCAAGAGTGCTTGGACGAATACAGCGCGCTCATGGAGCAGGTGTTTGGCTCTGGCTGGTTGAATGATTATGGCGGCAAGCAAGTTCGCTATATCGCGACCGGTGATTTCCATTCTGCTGCTAAATTTGAGGAGGTGACCAAGGGCCTCCTCCGCCGAAGACTCCGGGTAGAGAAACCCGAGGATGCTCTTCTCTTGGATGAAAAAGATTCATGCAAAATGTATGACATTCTGTACCTCAAGTTGGGCTTGTCGAATTATTATTAATAGTCTCATTCTAGTTTCCTCATGGCGGTGCGCCAGGAGAGCGGCAGCAACCGCGCACCCGTTTTCCTCCGTTCATATAAGAGCGATTCTGATCCACCAGACCCTAACCTTGCCAATATCAAAATTTGGGAGGCGGCGCGCGCTACGTCAGCCGCACCAGGGTACTTTGAACCTATGCAAATAGGCAAAATCAAGCTCGTGGACGGTGGGCTTTTAGCCAATAACCCGGTGGGATGGTATGCACTTCACTCGATAAATCTGGGATAGCTTCACATGCTAATATTGATTTTTCAACATCCTAGGCTCTGGACCGAGGTCCTATCTGAATACGGCCAGTTGCGAGCGGCAGActgcttcttgagcattgGGACTGGGATGGCGCCGAACGTGCCAGTGTCGCAGCCCGGACTTACCTTTTACAAAGCAATGCTGAGCTTTGCTTCCATTGCTACGAACACTGAGAGTACCCATCTGCTGTTCAGCGGGCTGATCAATGCTTTCGCTCCTAACCCGGGTAAAGAGAAGTATTGGCGATTGAATGTTGCCAAGGAGGCCCCTGAGAAAAGCAAATGGAAGAAAATATGGGATGGCATCAGGGGATCTGAACAACCGATGTTGAATGACTATGCTGATCCGGGGGACCTGGATAATGTGAAGGCCAtcgagaagttgaagaagtggaCGAACGAGTGGATTGCGGTGCAGAAAGACTTGATTTCTGGATGCAGCGCGGCCATTAGCAAGAGCTTGGAAGTCAGAGATGAAAAGTGATGCCAGTCAAGATGGGAAATCAGATTGTTATAGCACGTCAGCGCCAAAAATATGTGTCTCGAGGAATAATTACCATTGCGGTTAAAAAGTACATACATGCTACAAGCCGATACATACTATGTTGCATCAAATAAATATACTCTCCTGGCCATTTCACCATCGAAAATGTGTTCTAGCAACCCACCAAGTCCCTTTTGGTTTCGAAAAGCAGATAAAGGTAAGCGATCCACACTGCGCCTTACAGGACAGATCGATATGCATTCTCTTGAGCAGTTTTAGCAAAAGGTAGACTTTAAGTGATTGCACAATACTGCCGGTTCTCGATGCAAAGAACACATAGACAGGTCGCCAAGATCTGTAGAGAAAGGAGAGCATCTTGGAACCTAAAAGAACGTCAAGGGTATTCTTGTCTTTGCCAGGGTTAGTTGCTAGATACAAATCTAAAGTCCTCCCGGTGGAGCCTCACGGCTTCGTTATATGAACAATAATCTTTCTGCTTGGCACGAACGGGACCCGTTGTCTCCGATCGGAGCTGTGCTATCCAGCTTTCTGACCATCTTCCATCCTCCGTTGACCCAATTCCAAGACCCATACAGAGTAGATGAACGCCAGATGATACAGAGTGTGTTTTGGCCATACTCAAAGGATGCTGGCTGCATAGCTGTACTCCTCCGATACTATCATCTTTCATCTTAGCTACCTGTGCATAAAAAAACAAGGCATACAAGATGTGCAAGTCATCATATATGGACTCAAAGGTCTGTACATGTTTTATTTCTGATAGGCCCAGCGAGTTCCTTGACATCCTGCGTCATGTCGCCGTTCTGAAATCACACTTGGAGAATGCTGTTCAGCATCTGGCAACAGGAGAGCTGTGAGCAGGTGGGTGAATAAAAATGAATATTTTCCTTCGTTGAGATCTTCAGCAAATGATTTCGCCCCATTGTACTGTGGATGCATCGGCCCCACGACACCATATGAGGGGCAGACAAGTGAGATAACATGCCCTTCCAATAACAAACTGATTCCAAACACGAACACTCTATTCACCCCAATGATAACTGTCCTAATCTGAACACTAGCTAAACTCTTATCAATCGACGAACATGCTATTAGCCAATCAGGAACACTCGCTTCATACGGATTTGACTCCTTGTTCGTAGTGGACTTGGAGAATTGGACATAGAGTAGGTTTGGTGTGATGCTGGAAACGCATGAGAcgctggatgatgatgatgatgatgatgatgatgatgtctcGGTTGGGAAGCTGGCGGCCAAGGTTGGGGGGAGGATATAATTCTCATTGCAATTGTGATTGGCTCGTGTCATGTTTACTCATgtcgttttctttttataAGTGGGAAGAAGTTTCACCCTTTTAGCCTGCTCACACAATGAAATCAGACAATCAAGAAATTTGGCATTATCAAGCTATCTCAGCACGCCAAAGACAGCATCAAAGAGCCATCACACCCATCACATCACACGCACAGATCAGTATTCCTCCAAACTCGACACCCGCCccgtcctcctcttcataaaCCTCAAAATCCACATAGTCCGTTCGGACCTTGT
This Aspergillus chevalieri M1 DNA, chromosome 3, nearly complete sequence DNA region includes the following protein-coding sequences:
- a CDS encoding uncharacterized protein (COG:S;~EggNog:ENOG410PW0J); translated protein: MEAQELCGGGISHASPPGVDNVASQFAETEDMPVTPTPIRWRSGNMMQPEFNEGSMESASMDENEGQEHWQIRGSSRAPSRAPSRASEARSGIRQRKSLQKTLIGRPKHQTSLLDVSKHAQVLVGALEAAQNQQQEMFQMVQEQVQAHLAEELSNWRAEQQVHGGLYLERVTKLELEVSKLRTELTEAQNTIQRIKPMKQDTPTTTNAQSSQMNQHNSSKVPKIREATSQKSRQQPTFADLATLLSTRPGGQEWQEVTKKKQKNRQIQAVAAVSQPDPTKLKPAKDTPKEARRFLFRREGGKAAPRSEREDIILAINRAVAKAHFPAFIRVVDAGYTNTGAITILLEKGTLGSMLLPDVTDP
- a CDS encoding uncharacterized protein (COG:I;~EggNog:ENOG410PPFT;~InterPro:IPR016035,IPR002641;~PFAM:PF01734;~go_process: GO:0006629 - lipid metabolic process [Evidence IEA]), encoding MTVDPSLPESLQDLEPFALQSSDQEPRYSPGKFFVRPQEINDQDPLVTADDGIIATTTWFKTPSLDRHLTKYLKAVQLFAETHDQYYVGDRALGNWTWLELAIYENASSDTPRVKEGVKLVWQSHKNIMGSNEFVWLPGEKFGQQHDLLTSLEEGNVIAVRACARFRNWQVFGRNARLVLEIGEHENTERPPSYAEAARTTDRMLKLLNAQNIENDAYTPEVKTVSERADTYTGKGKAPLRVLSLDGGGVRGYSSLMILKEVMKSVGRERPCEVFDMIAGTSTGGLIALMLGRLKMTVQECLDEYSALMEQVFGSGWLNDYGGKQVRYIATGDFHSAAKFEEVTKGLLRRRLRVEKPEDALLLDEKDSCKIFLMAVRQESGSNRAPVFLRSYKSDSDPPDPNLANIKIWEAARATSAAPGYFEPMQIGKIKLVDGGLLANNPVGWLWTEVLSEYGQLRAADCFLSIGTGMAPNVPVSQPGLTFYKAMLSFASIATNTESTHLLFSGLINAFAPNPGKEKYWRLNVAKEAPEKSKWKKIWDGIRGSEQPMLNDYADPGDLDNVKAIEKLKKWTNEWIAVQKDLISGCSAAISKSLEVRDEK